Below is a window of Plasmodium sp. gorilla clade G2 genome assembly, chromosome: 14 DNA.
tatttccatataCATCTATCATAGTACTAAAATGTGGCATCATATTTAATTTCCTAGATGaatcatttgttttttttcctatTCCTTTTGAAGGTATTAAATTACAAAAACAATTATTCGTTATATAACTAGAGGGAACACATAAAAGACATGTATCGTTATAATTAAAGGTGATATATTTCTCATATATAGGACATTTtctatttacatttttttcatactgAGAACAAGATAAACAATGCATACTACCATTaggatgatatatatgaatcaATGGTATAGAATAAAAACAAcaattacatttattttgaatatgctcagatatgttatataattctgAATTCTCTACAGGAATAGGTTGTTGATGtataatttctttaattGTTGGTTTTTCTCTTGAAACgtctttaataataataattttttttaaaatattgtcATTATGTGTAAATGGTTTTATTacatcattttctttaaacatattattattataaattatttgtttagaaatatcacattttttttcattattttttttttttaaaaagatatGATATATACGATTTGTATTCTTcacattatcattttttttatttccattTTCACTTTCTATTTTCGTACATGTATCAATTGTATcattacaaataatattattatcactgtTGGTTGATGAATTCACATTTACCTTTATATCATTGgacaatttctttttttttttttttataggtaTATGAATAACCTTTTTAGTTCTTTTAGAAGcaatttttataacattattgttattactctttaatatgtattcttctttattttttatattgtccttattttcaattttatttgatacatatgtaataatttcatttccttctatatcttcttttttaaaaatatcattGTTAGGTTTTGCTTCTGGCATTTTACTAGGATGAATATGtaagaaaatttttttttttatttcattaaatTCATctcttattaaataaaagttTTCACTCTTTGAATCTTCAAAATAagatattactttttttctatattcatcaattctattttttatatccaaATCGAGTAATggtttatataaatcaataGACTTGTTTAATTGTAAAGGTGATATATTTGACACATTACAAGATATGACATTGTCACAAAATCTttcattcataatatttatagatgatggatattttatttcttttatactTGTAtcagatatatttaaatttctaGGAGTACTTATAATTAACATATCATTTGATATACtacataatttataatttttttctaaatattgatttcttaatataatatcttgGCTAACTCTCTTAAAATTTACCATGTCTcttttatttaaagaattttgtaattttaataaaaaaccattttttgataaatcatttttatttatttctttgtaATCAtcaagaataatataatttgttcTTAAAAGATCGTTAATatcaattaataatttagcaatctttactttttttgtattatcattacaatcaacattctttttttctataagTTCTAATGTTCTTAATAAATCTTCTTTGgtaatatattctttcttCTCTATCTTTGTATATAAACTCGCATCgatatcatataaaatatttttattttcttcatgtattaaatatttaagaacatgaaataaattatcattttctgGTAAATTATATATCACCTCTTTATCAATATGCTTATTGGTAttgttaaaataattatggttattacttttattctttccattttttttattacaaacAATTTTTTTGTCAAAGAAATATAACGAAAACACCAAATATAGAACAATTAATTTCATCTTTTATTCTAAACCTATATAATTTcgttttattaattaataaagaaTGTTTTCCTTATGCGTATTAGcgaatattgaaaaaaaaaaattatgtataaaaaataaatatatatatatatatgtagcaTACAACCAATATGTGTATACAcacacaaatataaatatatatatatatatatattttaaggtgcttgttttaaatattttccttttagtAATTTATTCTGTTCtgttttaaataaaacattataaTTCAACAATACTAACTTTTTTActtaaatgtaaaaaaaggaagatagacaaaaaaaaaataaaataatataaaataaaatacattataatataatgttaaaaatattataagtaatatttttttacaaattttgaatattaaacataaggaatataattatttaccATACCAGTTAAACCTATATTTTGTGTGTAAATTGAAAAGAATAGAATGTTACACAAattttataagtatatatattaagataaaatatatatattccttttaattaaatagataaaagttatattaataataatttatttatatatttatttattattaatatattttaagtattttattttattttttttgagttGTCGATAGGATCGatcaataatatgaaaagttATATGTTTCTTCTATTATAGAtactattaaaaaatatattccacatatatatatataaatatacgcATGTAAATTCAAAAGATAttgttaaaaaagaaaaaaatattaatgttaataatatttatatatataattataacatattgcgttatttttattatctatttGTTGAACAAGCACAATTTATGAGAACAGAacaatatttacaaaattgGCCTTGTATAGAATAGTTATATAagtacaaaaatattttaatttcaaaaaaatattaaattaaaatataatacacaaGAAATAATCTATtcgacatatatatatatatatatatatatatatatatatatattaatttcttcaatcgaaattttattttaagatatatatcaaaattatatgttttttttccttaaggaaaaatatataccatCTATTCATGAAcgtttataattttatggaCAAGCTactgaaaaataataaatgtgtaCAAATATACCTACAAAggtttttttacttttttgatattgatatatttaatctTAAATTctgttaataaattaaatatttttattaaattattcttaaatatgaaaatatattgatcTTATTTAgcttatcatcattattctactgtattcatataaatcatataatattaactttatgataatttaaacatgttaagataaaaaaaaaaaaaaaattaacgaAATACATAGttcataaatatacaaaaaatgttataaaaaacatattgtgtgtttatataatgatgtattttttttttttctcataaaATATCCACTTTTATCATGCAGTTGGTGtaacattataataattaatatataatctaATTAATAAGttgaatgaaaatattacattTGATTAtgttactatatatatatatatatatatatatgtgtatatgttttaatttacaatattatatatatattttttttattcttctatttttgtaaaatataatttaatattcatTAAAATGAATCCTTCTTGTAGTAAATGAGAAAATTTACTTTTATAAATTCGcgcatttaaatttttttttttattaaatgtatatttaaaaattgtaCAAGTGTTGTAATTATTAATGATACTAGTTagtatcatttatttatatatttataaaaaaatgatatatatatatattttttcttgaaatacataaaaatgaaaatttagatatttataataatttataaacttttgaaaaattaaataattcgtAGTTAATTTTGATTTTATGTtctaattaaattataaacacatatttaaattataaccttgttaaataaaaataaaatgagtGAAACTAACAAacaagatgataataaaaagaataagatTACAAGAGAAAGTTTATTAGATGACCAATTTTCAGAAAATCCTTCAAGTAAATTCGTTTTAAataaggaagaaaaaaaggaagaagaaataaacCCCAATATTTCACAACAGAaagttaataaaaaaaaaccacTTATTGATAGAAGTTTAATAGGCAAATTTTCTGtcgaaaaatataaatcatttttatcgaaaattgaaaaatccaatgaagatataaaaaataaggatGCAGAAAGTGTTAGAATTGATAAAGATATACTTGACTCAGAAtgtgacaataataataataatgaatctTGTGTACTTATgggtaattttttttaatcaaaataataataaaaaaaaaaatacaataaaagTATATGTCATTTTgtcttaattttatttttatttttttcttttttattttatttcctaTAGATGTTTCCGTTGGCATATATGATGTatgtaatgaaaatataagtgATGATAAATTGAGAGATATGAATATAACAATAGCTGAAGTGAAAAATcaagtaaataaaaaatatttcataatataaatgtataaaatgcctttataaaataaataaataaataaataaaagatataaacattatgtatatagaaaaaaataaagacagTATATATTCATCTAGCTATTATACATGTAATATTCATAtggttatatttatttatatatatatatatatatatatatatatgtttatgttgtaaaaaaaatatactagCCAAAaagcatatatttataaatttttttttttttttttttttttcacctGAACAAAACATATAGGATGAAGATGAACAAGATGGAAAAGACCTAATCCAAGAAATttaagggaaaaaaaaaaaaaaaaaaaaaaaaaaatagactAGCTAATATAACTAAAATGTACGTAGcaatttttacaaaaaaaaaaacattcaTTTGAATTTTCCAttgaacaaaatattattatattatattcatataaatatattttttgtaaaaataagtttcgaattttattttactatatttaaaattagcattatattaaatattgcaaatatttattatatatatattataaaagaaaaatacatatatttaatattcctttaatttttttttttattttttttcatttcaatattattagaCCAAAATATCTCAATTTTATCAAAATGCACATAGTAGATAAGCAAATAAAAGAATCCTTCCTTTTAGCAGATATAAATTTTGATGGACATATTTCATCCAATGAATTGTTATATGCTTTAAGATTCCTTGGAGTAGAATCTGATTATTCTCTAATGGAAAATAAAAGTGGGGCAAATTATTCAATGAATGATTATGTTAAAATAGCTAAGAAACATTTAGGGCCACACACACCAAAAGAAAGAATTACTAAttccttaaaaaaaatggataaaaataacaatggAAGTATATCAGTTGACGCATTAGTTCATTTAGTTATTACTATGAGTGATATTTTAACTGAAAATGATTATAgaagatttaaaaaatttgttgATCCTGAAAACAAAAACATAATACCCTTACATGTATTTGTAGAAAAAATACTTTCGTAACAATTTTTAGTATCATCATTTTTGTATTCACAATGGTTATTATCAACCTTAGCTTTACAAAAAGGAGATATACttgcatatatattatttttatttattcttttttttattattttattttattttattttttggtacaattaaattaaatagttttttttttatgttaaaaaaatatattatatattgtaattattattattcattatgataataaataagataacagaaaaaacaatattataaatacattctTATTCTTAAAATGTTTAAAGATTTTCATcatgttattattacatttgccctctattaaaatatgtagatttgaatatttatatatatatatatatatatatattaatcttctattattcatattctGTGTCATTTATTTTCACTATTTAATAATCATGTAAAAGAatacacaaaatatatatagttcttcataaaacaaaaaaaaaataaaaataaagaaagatatataaaaaaataatttaacgcatgtattaatttttttttttttttttttttttttggggggGGGAATGTTTTAtggaataataatttttttttatgtaagtGTATAGAATCATAattaatgttttatttaaatttattctaaatatatacaaatatattaatttccttattattcttatatatgtactcaagaaataatataattatatattcatatgtatacattcttattatgaatattaaaatataaattatcacgttattttatttgttgtatattatttttccattaatatttatattaaaaatgaacatTAAAAGCagatattcatattataaaattaatacattATAAGTTGAGGCTACTTAGTCTAGTGGTATGATTCTCTCTTAGGGTGGGAGAGGTCCCGGGTTCGATTCCCGGAGTAGCCCACTTTAACATttttagaaaaatattattaaataataaggataaagcaatttttatattttataaaaataaattcagTAACtgctttttcattatataatatatgaatagtTATTATTCAGAATATAACACATAAAtacaattttaaaaattaatctatttttttctttattaaccTAATACACAAAAAAGTATTACAAAGAATTTAGTACAACTTTATTTGTACTCTTATTCTTTTAAAAGTATAGAAAGAAATATATCTTTACAAAACATAATATTCAATTTAAAAATCACtaagaatttttattttataataaatgaaagtATTATTATAGTTTGTTATCATCACTTTTATgcataaaaaagaaaatacctTAATTTTTATAGAAACATATCTTTTTAGatgtttttattaaaaatatgattattCTTGATATAtccttaattttatttataatggatgcatatattattattatattaaatctaATTACATTCAAACAATTTGTGTAAATTTGTCATATTTCAAACATATAGATTATacctttatattttaaaaccctaaattaaaaaaatgtcttcatttaaatatttttatataaatacataaaaaaaaatatattgtttcttttaatttaagtatttatatttatacattataactttaagaaaagaaattaaacaATAAGAATAAGAGTTCTTAGTTGTATTAAAttcattaaatgaaaatattttataatataaagatgaataaaatataatatattaggttctatattattttaaataatattttatattaatttaatatataaaatatttttatgattttttaaattcacaaagagaatatttttttaatatattagatctatatatatatcattataaataattaaaataatctatatatatatataataaagaaaaaaaaaaaaattccttAATTTTATGTgcttaaatataatatatataaagtattaaaagaaaaaatgaaaatttataaatataatatatacatataaatattatatatatatatttttgtttaattaatttagaaaggaatatatttatacatatgtatattaaaaaaaaaaattttactgtaaatatagaaaaatatgaatattcaATTTTAGTAAAGTAATACTATTGACTCGTTCATACTACAGTGGCCACACCAGATCCCATCAGAACTCTGAAGTTAAGCACTGTAAGGCTTGGCTAGTACTGAGGTGGGAGACCGCTCGGGAACACCAGGTGATGagtcattttttatataataaattttttaatatatataataaatatataatgatatatatttctaaaaatagtatttcataaatttattaataataaatgcttattaatttttattttttccttttccttcaataaatatataattaaaaattatattttaattataaataaaaataacgtTCCCTTAACCCAATTTATATGCAACTAATAGAGGACTTATATTAGCATTTAACATTCGTATCAATATAATACTATAttcaaacaaataatatataatatgcaaatatgataatattataatatagaaaattttgaatttcttttttttttttttttttttgaaataatattttcaataaatttaaataataggatgttttttttaaaatgtatatgtattaagaatacaaaaaaaataatgttaattttaaaaaataaatgataggaacttatcaaatatattattataaactcTATTATATAGaatcattttaaaaaaatatgaatattaaattttagtAAAGTAATATTATTGACTCGTTCATACTACAGTGGTCACACCAGATCCCATCAGAACTCTGAAGTTAAGCACTGTAAGGCTTGGCTAGTACTGAGGTGGGAGACCGCTCGGGAACACCAGGTGATGagtcatttttttataaaaaattttttaatatttttttatataaaaaaaaataatatgttattataaataatttatatattttttaattttaataaaatattaaaattaaattaatatgacgaattttaaaatttatcatatatttatgtttactGGGTTTCCCTAAGAATTAAAAAACCgggaataatattttttttttattcattttatatatatatatagtattcttaaaataaatactttAAGAATATCAAAAATTACAATTCCTTTTTTTCCATACTACTATTTTTTTGtagtattatttttgtttcttgaaaataaaaaaaattatgtacttttaattataataactaAAATACTTTATAGTGTTCGTTAAGTAGGTGAAAAGAAGCgtcaataaaaaataaatattgattttaaatatatgatattaaacatatcttatttattaataaatacaaatgtaAATCggtaattatatttttttgatttttatatataaaagaatgagtattttataattttgtaaatttttttggaGTATGTTAGAacttataaatgaaaaagtgCGTATTATAATAGAGTActataaaaatgttaattttgagatattatattttttttttataaaatttatgtatatgatatatatatttattcaattTTAAGgtctttatttaatttttttttttcttattatttaataaaattttatttttattataatatggaATTCTATTAAACTAATAATATTGACTCGTTCATACTACAGTGGCCACACCAGATCCCATCAGAACTCTGAAGTTAAGCACTGTAAGGCTTGGCTAGTACTGAGGTGGGAGACCGCTCGGGAACACCAGGTGATGagtcattttttatataatgaaatttttttttttttaaatatatatatataattacattttatttacaaaataaatatattatatatttctttttatttataattttttcaattttttttttttttttttttttaatttaaaacatCACATGATTTTTAATTGCATAACAATTTATCGGACCATAACAtaatcttttaataaaaaaaataaaaaataaaaaataaatttattattataattgtaGAATACCAAATAAaggaattataataatgatatagttttatataaattaaatgttaatatgagtataaatatataacaaataaagtTGATACAATTTATGAAgggaattaaaaatatacatatatatatatatatatatataataccaaaaacatttttttttttttttttgtaaatattttattgtatattttctttatttaagaaaataccttttttttcatttgattTATTAACTCAACCTTTATCCTTTTAATATTCCTCTTATAATTATAACCCTTGATGAACATGATTATAGCACCTTGAATATGAAATAAGTAAATATGTCCAAGTATTTTCTttagatttaaaaaaaataaaaaataaaataataggaataataaaaaaattatttaatattatattaattatatatataataatataattatgcgTTTATGTTTTAAAGGTACAAAGTAGTTCAACTTTTAATTGtatttaaacaaaaataaaatgaaatatatattatatatatatatatatgtaattttttttatattatataattttatattgtaagaaagaagggaaaaaaaaaaaaaaaaaaatcgaaaatattatgattttattacataaatttatatatatataatattatatatatatttatgcatATACAAATctgcataatatatatattttttttatatatatattttattttttatattaaaaaaaatggtgTACATATTATACTTATGAGATTCTGAAATATCCCTTTATTCAACCGTAATCTTCACACCGTACGTCAGCGATCACTAACCCTGCTCTGTTTCCAGCCTGAGGCGGTTCATGATTCATCATTACTTCAACATGTTCTCTCTCCAGAAGAATATGTTCAGTAACTGACGTCTTGTGATAGGCGGGAATATTTAAGATATTGAAAATTCTCAGAAATATTATAGCATCCCATTCCTTCGCATCGAAATGCAGTCCCACGAATGTGACAGCTACTGAACTTAAAAAGAACAGTAGCCggacatatataatatgtaatgtataatatatatatatgggtaaaaaatataaaaatggttactcaaaaaataaacaaaaaataatatataatatattatattatatatatatataatataatattatttttaaattaatttttttttttttttaatatgttaaaattaacatattaacaattaatatatatctaattaattataaaaaattaataaaaaatatattaaaattgttatatattatatgtttttttttttctcattttttaaaaagaatatatataaaaatatataatatatatatatatataaatcacatttattaataatgtaacaattttatataaaacagtacaataataaaaaaaaataaaataatgaataaatatataaatatttatatatttttttatattgaatataatttgagaatataagaaatatataaactaccattttttactttcatcattttaattttatttttttatcataagtTTTAACTTAAAAgcttaaaatattaaatatatttt
It encodes the following:
- a CDS encoding calmodulin, putative; this encodes MHIVDKQIKESFLLADINFDGHISSNELLYALRFLGVESDYSLMENKSGANYSMNDYVKIAKKHLGPHTPKERITNSLKKMDKNNNGSISVDALVHLVITMSDILTENDYRRFKKFVDPENKNIIPLHVFVEKILS